A stretch of DNA from Besnoitia besnoiti strain Bb-Ger1 chromosome II, whole genome shotgun sequence:
TTttgagaagacgccgcaagCGGAAGGACAGCCAGAAAGCGAAAGACGACGCGCATGAGCAGACCTCTGCCTCTCGTCCGCAAGGAGGCGAGGGGCCCGCCTGTGGCGAGCACGGtcaggcgcaggccgccccAGCGACGGGCACCGCTGTCGCGTTGAAGCGCGAGGCTCCAGCGATCCCACTGACGCTTCGAAACGCGCCGACGTTTCTGTTCACGATCTGCGACGGCCATGACGGGCCCAGTGCCgcagtcttcgccgcgctggaACTTCCCAAGCTTCTCTGCTGTCGGACggggcgcgagcgcgtggggaagaaggcggacCCGCGGGGtgggcgaggcgagacggaggccgcaggcaaGAAGGGCGGAGACTCGCCGCTGTGGAGGCAGATCGtcagcagaggcagcagtGCGCTCAGCCGGAAGCAGACTTTGCTTCAGAAGGGTGGCTGCAGAGCCTTCGACAGCGGAGGTTCGAGAGACGACCAGCGAGACACTCTCTTCAAGGATGCGTTCCACGAACTGGATAGCAACTTCAGGTAGGCGTCGACTCTCATGTCCTGTGTTGCGTCCTTGGACGAGGGGAAAAAACTGCAAtctgctcctgcagctgaGGCACTACGGGCTCTGGCTGTGTGCCTGTCGTCGTATGCTCACTGGCGCAGCAGGAACCATTCGCGGTCGACTTCCGGACGTGAGGAACCAGGGACGTGGCCCCTGTGTAGTTGCTGTCTCGTTTAGTGGCGCAGAAAGCTGTTTATTTCCTTTTTCTAGAATCTTTCTGTTGCCTCCATCTTCCcactcctctcgctcgcctcgatgcctcgcctgcatgcgtggcCTGTATAACTTCCAGTtgactcatgtccttgtcgtcaGCTGTTGACATTTTAATAATCTGCGGTCAGACTTTCTTGGGATCGGTGCACCGCGGCGTCTGTTCGTTCTGCGTGGTTCGtgtcgcgtctcgcctccgggGACGTGCGTGCTCTGTttcgtccgcgtctgcggcgtgttttctcgcgtttttcAGCTGTCTCGTCACCTCTTGTCCTGTGTTTGGTTTTCCCGTTTTCAGGCGGCAATGCCACCACGCGAGTGTGCGGACTGGCCGCGCGTGCACCAGCGGCGCCTGTGTCCTCTCGGTGCTGGTTCGGGGGAACGAACTCATCTCGCAGAACGTGGGGGactgtcgcgcggcgctgttGACGATCGAcctcgaggccggcgcgcacATGTACCGTGGCGCGCTGCGGTGCGGCGGCTCCTTCACGCCTGACGACGTCCTCGaagtccgcggcgtcggcgactTGCTGCGCAGCCAGGTCTCGTCctcggaggaagaagaggcagacagcgagcCTGGCGAGGAGGGAACGGGCTCCGCGAACGCGAATCGCTGTGAGgacgcgcgcccgcagaacACCCGCGACttcgacgcggcgacggtcAAGCGCGagggtggcggcgcgccgacggccgaCAGGGTGCCATGCGTGGAGCCGAGAcgtggaggagacgccggcggtgGGACAGCAGGAAACggtttcgccttctctgcgcctccacgcggcgacgacgaggcgaaggtCAGGGTGGACGACaagcgcgaagaggacgacgggcAACACGCGCTTTTGACGTCTCCGGGTCGCGGGCTGACTCGGATCGCCTACCCGCTCGACGTCGCGTCGACTGGCAATGGGAGGGTCTCGCACTCTTCATCGTTTTCTTCGTTCCCCTCGCGGCCTGGCTCGCTCTCatctctctcgctggcgaTAGACTGGGTGTCGAGTGCGCCGGAGGAGTTCGAGGCCGACGAGATTCCGACCGAGACAGAgacttcctcctcggcaCCCCCCTCGGGGGACTCTCAGGCTGGGGACTCGAATagcttcgcgcgcggcgcgtcgatGGCCGCCTCAGCCCTGTCCTCGAATTCCTCGACGGCAGACACCGCAACTCTGCCcttcgccgctcgctcgccgtccaTCTCcatcggcgcgcggctgcgcgcaggcgagcgtgCAGACTCCCACCCGACGTTCTCTTgcctctcgtcgtcttcgtcatccctcgcctcgttttcgcctccgtcgtcctcctcgtcctcggcgccggcagcgggcgcgcggacggcgctctcgtcgggcggcgacgaagtGACGGGGAGCATGCCCGCGCCAAGCGCGCTTTCGCCGggtgccgccgcgggctcttCGGGCTCTGGGGTCACCGCGTCTGTGAAGAAGCCGGCGAAGCGGATGGTGAAGGTGTCCAAGTACCGGCTGCGGCACCCGTACCAGGAGAGGGCGCTGATGCTGCAGTACCTGAACACTGAGCACAGATGCAGCGACCCGCGCGAGTTGGCGCGGATTCGCCGGGCGGGAGGGTCGATCCTCGGGGGGCGCGTGGGCGGCATCTTGGAGCCGGCGCGGACGATCGGCGACTTCGATGTCAAAGACGCGCAGCCGTTCGGAGTCTTGACTGCGACGCCCGACGTGGCGCGCGTGCGAATTCGCaagccgtcgctgctgctgctgggcaCGGACGGCATCTGGGACACGCTGCTGCCCTCTGACATcctcgcgtgcatgcagaagaTCCCGCAGCTGTGGCAGCTGATTCTCGAGGCGTTTCGCGACCGCAtggacgagaaggcgcgcgcggtcgaggcccgcaggcggcagagcgacCCCGAGAcggggggcgcggcggcgcccgccgcggcatCTGCCAAGTCCACGACGCCTCTGACggggcaggcgctgcgagagatgcagcgccggcgacgcgaagagctcgaggaagaagaagcgacgtatcaggcagagaggagacaaaaGCTGACcaagccgcagcgcctggagaAGGGCATCAAAGCCGACATGCTCAGTCGGCTGTGCGAGGAACTCATcaaggcggcgcgacgccgagggagtGAAGACGACGCCACCTGTCTGGCAGTCTTCCTCAACCCCGCCAGTccggccgcgcagcctgaAGAGACGCCCacttcgcctgtctccgaCGCGGCCGACGCGCACACGTGTCTTCCCACGATGTTCTccggcgaacgcggcgcgaAAACGAAGTAGCCGCACGGCTGACATGCCTCGCGAAGCTCTCGAGGGCCTCTCTGTCCGACCTTCGTCACCGCCGCATACTCGCCTTGGTGCATGAAGCAGGCCTAAATTCTAAACCCTAGCGCCCCAGCCGACTGTGGGCCCGAACGAACGTCTGCGAGCGGgcacgggcgccgcggcgcgccgcagccacatCCAAGCCATCAGTGTAGCCTAgcaagagaaaacgaaaTCGTGTTAACGCATGAAACGTCGAGTTGTGTGTGTGAGAGACTGCAGTCTACGGTGAGTGTGTTTCTGAGGTGGGATGCagttttcttctcctgcgACCTGACTTTCGACTGGCGAGCGGAAGCCCTCGCTTGAGACTTGACTTTGGAGTTGTTTGCGAGGAAAACGGCGTGTCGTCACGACGGCGGGCATGCATGCAGTGAGTCTTGAATGCGATGCAAAAGAGAGTGAAGCGTGACGAGCTGGAGGACGTGCGGTGGAGTGTGTCGACGCGATTGTGGTTTTGGTGAGAGTGTGTGCTCTTTGTACATTTAGGTGCATTTGTTTGGATagcaagagagacagaaacagGGGTTTTTCCttccctctccgtcgccatGCGTCCACGGGTCGTCGTCTGTCAGGAGGGGACGGTGAGGTCGGCACCAAAGAAACGAAGCAGTTTGACGTATCTAGACCTGAGAGGTTTTGTAGACCCGTAGGCGTGGCGTGCGTTGAGGACAGAGACCCGAGGAGGgtgcgcgtgtctcttctcgtcCCGGTGTTCATTTTGTGTCTTTGCCTCTTTCGGGGGCGGTCCTGACGAAGCGGGACTGAGCATCGAGCGAGGgtggagcgaggcgcgcgctgggGGGTGGCGGCTTTCGTGTCCTGGCGGCTCCtccgggcggcgcgcctctggggGTGTGTACGCCATCAACGGGCAAGCTAGcgcagctgtctctctcAACCGACCAGGGAACGCGAGGAGGCTTTGCGTCGccgagaagaggcggcgaccggAGAAGCTCCGCGGCCCGAGTTTAGGGCTTCTTTCGTGAAGAAATGCGTTTTTGCTTGGTGTCCCCGGAAACCGTAATTTGCCGCTGTGTGACGGGATCGACCATGCCGAaaggcgtctccgcggccctgACTCTGCCTGCCAAGCGAAAGTCGAGGGCTTTCAGGGGCCTTCCGGCCCTGTGCGAcgtgctgcgcgag
This window harbors:
- a CDS encoding hypothetical protein (encoded by transcript BESB_036090) encodes the protein MPAPDGSDQPRARPPLVSRRPSPSSSSSSSAPAAASASASAGSLFVHVPEPSELANLPAQSVDMRKDLATIASEAHDLAVVKEECLARWRQLACESFGGEGTFAYPDFPPVPLSLPFFSAEPVLQLRDSDQQAPSPPAAREPTTRPGLSASLHNVAASPASDVASSRAGEAASGLSAKNAPPQEDATDFSARVVVAAPCLEVIFGSATRKGTAHDNEDRLSIAYWGGVSERLLRLPSLSLPSSSHAAAPAAGNRQLSVPPARDADAGEGARREAADAHAGAAAPPPDDEAYRSRSASEGPAVGAQGSAGSASGRRRAGAAGSLCGPSSSLQTGMQGVGASLNSTSTSNDDDDDAETQERTVSEVVRVFSASSRRRPLVGVPVPRTTPVDEGDAELESELALLQMSSVSPAYRAEEEARLRRAYAQRKKEREADACLQEMVLAHEAHGHRRRWPKPSASSLLFHHCGGASGRRAEEVEGGSHESRSASPFLCFITPHGRVLPQKLPAKRAGSDLLMEMPFVAAKKTRSCHAAALMESNFWHDRGKKRVQGWGYTSHAPLDVAVGSEAGTENTSPSGASSVAQTNARKPGEGKAHAAPETDEHNSARQRRSSLFGRRWSSGNGHFGAKGHQGKEKAEGKRGGEPGEDESARGSHADGENARAKTPSAGSQHDSENEGMFTLMRRPSSLFLRRRRKRKDSQKAKDDAHEQTSASRPQGGEGPACGEHGQAQAAPATGTAVALKREAPAIPLTLRNAPTFLFTICDGHDGPSAAVFAALELPKLLCCRTGRERVGKKADPRGGRGETEAAGKKGGDSPLWRQIVSRGSSALSRKQTLLQKGGCRAFDSGGSRDDQRDTLFKDAFHELDSNFRRQCHHASVRTGRACTSGACVLSVLVRGNELISQNVGDCRAALLTIDLEAGAHMYRGALRCGGSFTPDDVLEVRGVGDLLRSQVSSSEEEEADSEPGEEGTGSANANRCEDARPQNTRDFDAATVKREGGGAPTADRVPCVEPRRGGDAGGGTAGNGFAFSAPPRGDDEAKVRVDDKREEDDGQHALLTSPGRGLTRIAYPLDVASTGNGRVSHSSSFSSFPSRPGSLSSLSLAIDWVSSAPEEFEADEIPTETETSSSAPPSGDSQAGDSNSFARGASMAASALSSNSSTADTATLPFAARSPSISIGARLRAGERADSHPTFSCLSSSSSSLASFSPPSSSSSSAPAAGARTALSSGGDEVTGSMPAPSALSPGAAAGSSGSGVTASVKKPAKRMVKVSKYRLRHPYQERALMLQYLNTEHRCSDPRELARIRRAGGSILGGRVGGILEPARTIGDFDVKDAQPFGVLTATPDVARVRIRKPSLLLLGTDGIWDTLLPSDILACMQKIPQLWQLILEAFRDRMDEKARAVEARRRQSDPETGGAAAPAAASAKSTTPLTGQALREMQRRRREELEEEEATYQAERRQKLTKPQRLEKGIKADMLSRLCEELIKAARRRGSEDDATCLAVFLNPASPAAQPEETPTSPVSDAADAHTCLPTMFSGERGAKTK